The following proteins are encoded in a genomic region of Zea mays cultivar B73 chromosome 9, Zm-B73-REFERENCE-NAM-5.0, whole genome shotgun sequence:
- the LOC103638358 gene encoding uncharacterized protein isoform X3, giving the protein MGKNLKRKMASARGNNKGGSYNEYEQQKLENIERNKRRLEEFNIPAIINSLGQQQNRSRKTSKKVQNRNTVSTERPNLRPRLQRNNCQFDEEHVLADLEPVGDFLSNNEDLQIGDQSNGTVRKKGRGITKKDDIFSRTPDMPKLKISLNDYGQPIGENARQLSSVIGCQVRKKISIACVDWRLVDVKKKYELWTEIKSYFDIDDAALNWVTRTAGRKWKEFKANIKELYFDPELTIDDVGECPDKRISDDDWKFLYNYWKTSEFQTLSKVGKANRQKLQLHHTTGSVSYACSQHKLAVKLGRPPRRDETFIKTHTRKNGVPSTSAEPIMAKLKDLIEIYPELKERTIQEGDAYAVLCGLKEPKGYVRLMGLGSTPQDVGTPGLKCYAPTRLQMEVMARKKAESDRDALEQRVFELQAQMEQRAQQDRASPMSQHGSTSRLHLDARLNETGDAGLDEGEEDYVSEDDVYDNLHDQVHGLTSSRTTAHKTTAPRSNETSRSQHDALVGKDVILYALLRSDQPVAKGTIISTKPNTILAGQSLGRQCCEVIVSCVLKRDAHLPRPYANMETMGDANKMSIAWPYNRITNKASTPPAV; this is encoded by the exons ATGGGAAAAAATCTAAAAA GAAAAATGGCAAGCGCAAGAGGAAACAATAAGGGTGGCTCATATAATGAGTATGAGCAACAAAAGCTTGAAAATATTGAAAGGAACAAAAGGAGGTTAGAAGAATTCAACATCCCTGCAATCATCAACTCTTTGGGGCAGCAACAAAATCGATCTAGGAAAACTTCAAAG AAAGTTCAGAACAGAAATACTGTATCAACTGAACGTCCAAACTTGCGACCAAGACTACAAAGAAACAATTGTCAGTTTGATGAAGAACATGTGCTTGCTGATTTGGAGCCAGTAGGAGATTTCCTTAGTAACAATGAAG ACCTACAGATTGGTGACCAAAGCAATGGTACAGTGAGAAAGAAAGGAAGGGGAATAACGAAGAAAGATGACATATTCTCAAGGACACCAGATATGCCTAAACTCAAAATATCTCTTAATGATTATGGACAACCAATTGGTGAAAACGCTAGGCAACTTTCAAGTGTTATAGGGTGTCAAGTTAGAAAGAAGATATCAATTGCTTGTGTAGATTGGAGGCTTGTTGATGTTAAAAAGAAGTACGAGCTGTGGACTGAAATAAAGTCATACTTTGATATTGATGACGCTGCCTTAAATTGGGTTACACGCACTGCTGGGAGGAAATGGAAAGAATTTAAGGCAAATATCAAGGAGCTGTATTTTGATCCTGAGCTGACTATAGATGATGTTGGGGAATGTCCAGACAAAAGAATTAGTGATGATGATTGGAAATTTCTCTATAACTATTGGAAGACTTCTGAATTTCAG ACTCTCTCGAAAGTGGGAAAAGCAAACCGGCAAAAACTGCAGCTGCACCATACTACTGGAAGTGTGAGCTATGCTTGCTCACAACATAAATTG GCTGTCAAACTAGGACGTCCCCCACGAAGAGATGAAACTTTTATCAAAACCCATACAAGGAAAAATGGTGTTCCTTCAACCTCTGCAGAGCCAATAATG GCGAAACTTAAAGATCTTATTGAAATCTACCCAGAGTTGAAAGAGCGGACAATTCAGGAAGGTGATGCATATGCTGTTCTTTGTGGACTGAAAGAGCCAAAAGGATATGTCCGTCTTATGGGTCTAGGCTCGACTCCTCAAGATGTTGGTACTCCAGGATTAAAGTGTTATGCACCAACAAGACTTCAAATGGAGGTTATGGCTCGAAAGAAAGCTGAAAGTGACAGGGATGCTCTAGAGCAACGTGTTTTTGAGTTGCAGGCTCAAATGGAGCAAAGGGCACAACAAGATAGGGCAAGTCCCATGTCACAACACGGTTCCACATCACGTCTACATTTG GATGCAAGGTTGAATGAAACTGGTGATGCTGGACTAGATGAAGGGGAGGAAGATTATGTTTCTGAAGATGATGTTTATGACAACTTACATGACCAGGTGCATGGTTTAACCTCATCAAGAACAACAGCACACAAAACAACCGCACCAAGGAGTAATGAAACTTCTCGCTCTCAACATGATGCTCTT GTTGGAAAAGATGTCATATtatatgccttgttgagatcagatcAACCTGTGGCTAAAGGAACAATAATTTCAACTAAACCAAACACTATTCTTGCGGGCCAGTCCCTTGGGAGACAATGTTGTGAAGTTATTGTGTCTTGTGTGTTGAAAAGAGATGCACATTTGCCTCGTCCCTATGCCAATATGGAAACTATGGGTGATGCCAACAAGATGTCAATTGCATGGCCATACAATAGA ATTACCAACAAGGCATCAACACCACCTGCAGTTTGA
- the LOC103638358 gene encoding uncharacterized protein isoform X4, whose protein sequence is MASARGNNKGGSYNEYEQQKLENIERNKRRLEEFNIPAIINSLGQQQNRSRKTSKKVQNRNTVSTERPNLRPRLQRNNCQFDEEHVLADLEPVGDFLSNNEDLQIGDQSNGTVRKKGRGITKKDDIFSRTPDMPKLKISLNDYGQPIGENARQLSSVIGCQVRKKISIACVDWRLVDVKKKYELWTEIKSYFDIDDAALNWVTRTAGRKWKEFKANIKELYFDPELTIDDVGECPDKRISDDDWKFLYNYWKTSEFQTLSKVGKANRQKLQLHHTTGSVSYACSQHKLAVKLGRPPRRDETFIKTHTRKNGVPSTSAEPIMAKLKDLIEIYPELKERTIQEGDAYAVLCGLKEPKGYVRLMGLGSTPQDVGTPGLKCYAPTRLQMEVMARKKAESDRDALEQRVFELQAQMEQRAQQDRASPMSQHGSTSRLHLDARLNETGDAGLDEGEEDYVSEDDVYDNLHDQVHGLTSSRTTAHKTTAPRSNETSRSQHDALVGKDVILYALLRSDQPVAKGTIISTKPNTILAGQSLGRQCCEVIVSCVLKRDAHLPRPYANMETMGDANKMSIAWPYNRLKITNKASTPPAV, encoded by the exons ATGGCAAGCGCAAGAGGAAACAATAAGGGTGGCTCATATAATGAGTATGAGCAACAAAAGCTTGAAAATATTGAAAGGAACAAAAGGAGGTTAGAAGAATTCAACATCCCTGCAATCATCAACTCTTTGGGGCAGCAACAAAATCGATCTAGGAAAACTTCAAAG AAAGTTCAGAACAGAAATACTGTATCAACTGAACGTCCAAACTTGCGACCAAGACTACAAAGAAACAATTGTCAGTTTGATGAAGAACATGTGCTTGCTGATTTGGAGCCAGTAGGAGATTTCCTTAGTAACAATGAAG ACCTACAGATTGGTGACCAAAGCAATGGTACAGTGAGAAAGAAAGGAAGGGGAATAACGAAGAAAGATGACATATTCTCAAGGACACCAGATATGCCTAAACTCAAAATATCTCTTAATGATTATGGACAACCAATTGGTGAAAACGCTAGGCAACTTTCAAGTGTTATAGGGTGTCAAGTTAGAAAGAAGATATCAATTGCTTGTGTAGATTGGAGGCTTGTTGATGTTAAAAAGAAGTACGAGCTGTGGACTGAAATAAAGTCATACTTTGATATTGATGACGCTGCCTTAAATTGGGTTACACGCACTGCTGGGAGGAAATGGAAAGAATTTAAGGCAAATATCAAGGAGCTGTATTTTGATCCTGAGCTGACTATAGATGATGTTGGGGAATGTCCAGACAAAAGAATTAGTGATGATGATTGGAAATTTCTCTATAACTATTGGAAGACTTCTGAATTTCAG ACTCTCTCGAAAGTGGGAAAAGCAAACCGGCAAAAACTGCAGCTGCACCATACTACTGGAAGTGTGAGCTATGCTTGCTCACAACATAAATTG GCTGTCAAACTAGGACGTCCCCCACGAAGAGATGAAACTTTTATCAAAACCCATACAAGGAAAAATGGTGTTCCTTCAACCTCTGCAGAGCCAATAATG GCGAAACTTAAAGATCTTATTGAAATCTACCCAGAGTTGAAAGAGCGGACAATTCAGGAAGGTGATGCATATGCTGTTCTTTGTGGACTGAAAGAGCCAAAAGGATATGTCCGTCTTATGGGTCTAGGCTCGACTCCTCAAGATGTTGGTACTCCAGGATTAAAGTGTTATGCACCAACAAGACTTCAAATGGAGGTTATGGCTCGAAAGAAAGCTGAAAGTGACAGGGATGCTCTAGAGCAACGTGTTTTTGAGTTGCAGGCTCAAATGGAGCAAAGGGCACAACAAGATAGGGCAAGTCCCATGTCACAACACGGTTCCACATCACGTCTACATTTG GATGCAAGGTTGAATGAAACTGGTGATGCTGGACTAGATGAAGGGGAGGAAGATTATGTTTCTGAAGATGATGTTTATGACAACTTACATGACCAGGTGCATGGTTTAACCTCATCAAGAACAACAGCACACAAAACAACCGCACCAAGGAGTAATGAAACTTCTCGCTCTCAACATGATGCTCTT GTTGGAAAAGATGTCATATtatatgccttgttgagatcagatcAACCTGTGGCTAAAGGAACAATAATTTCAACTAAACCAAACACTATTCTTGCGGGCCAGTCCCTTGGGAGACAATGTTGTGAAGTTATTGTGTCTTGTGTGTTGAAAAGAGATGCACATTTGCCTCGTCCCTATGCCAATATGGAAACTATGGGTGATGCCAACAAGATGTCAATTGCATGGCCATACAATAGA CTAAAGATTACCAACAAGGCATCAACACCACCTGCAGTTTGA
- the LOC103638358 gene encoding uncharacterized protein isoform X2 — MMRIGKMASARGNNKGGSYNEYEQQKLENIERNKRRLEEFNIPAIINSLGQQQNRSRKTSKKVQNRNTVSTERPNLRPRLQRNNCQFDEEHVLADLEPVGDFLSNNEDLQIGDQSNGTVRKKGRGITKKDDIFSRTPDMPKLKISLNDYGQPIGENARQLSSVIGCQVRKKISIACVDWRLVDVKKKYELWTEIKSYFDIDDAALNWVTRTAGRKWKEFKANIKELYFDPELTIDDVGECPDKRISDDDWKFLYNYWKTSEFQTLSKVGKANRQKLQLHHTTGSVSYACSQHKLAVKLGRPPRRDETFIKTHTRKNGVPSTSAEPIMAKLKDLIEIYPELKERTIQEGDAYAVLCGLKEPKGYVRLMGLGSTPQDVGTPGLKCYAPTRLQMEVMARKKAESDRDALEQRVFELQAQMEQRAQQDRASPMSQHGSTSRLHLDARLNETGDAGLDEGEEDYVSEDDVYDNLHDQVHGLTSSRTTAHKTTAPRSNETSRSQHDALVGKDVILYALLRSDQPVAKGTIISTKPNTILAGQSLGRQCCEVIVSCVLKRDAHLPRPYANMETMGDANKMSIAWPYNRLKITNKASTPPAV, encoded by the exons GAAAAATGGCAAGCGCAAGAGGAAACAATAAGGGTGGCTCATATAATGAGTATGAGCAACAAAAGCTTGAAAATATTGAAAGGAACAAAAGGAGGTTAGAAGAATTCAACATCCCTGCAATCATCAACTCTTTGGGGCAGCAACAAAATCGATCTAGGAAAACTTCAAAG AAAGTTCAGAACAGAAATACTGTATCAACTGAACGTCCAAACTTGCGACCAAGACTACAAAGAAACAATTGTCAGTTTGATGAAGAACATGTGCTTGCTGATTTGGAGCCAGTAGGAGATTTCCTTAGTAACAATGAAG ACCTACAGATTGGTGACCAAAGCAATGGTACAGTGAGAAAGAAAGGAAGGGGAATAACGAAGAAAGATGACATATTCTCAAGGACACCAGATATGCCTAAACTCAAAATATCTCTTAATGATTATGGACAACCAATTGGTGAAAACGCTAGGCAACTTTCAAGTGTTATAGGGTGTCAAGTTAGAAAGAAGATATCAATTGCTTGTGTAGATTGGAGGCTTGTTGATGTTAAAAAGAAGTACGAGCTGTGGACTGAAATAAAGTCATACTTTGATATTGATGACGCTGCCTTAAATTGGGTTACACGCACTGCTGGGAGGAAATGGAAAGAATTTAAGGCAAATATCAAGGAGCTGTATTTTGATCCTGAGCTGACTATAGATGATGTTGGGGAATGTCCAGACAAAAGAATTAGTGATGATGATTGGAAATTTCTCTATAACTATTGGAAGACTTCTGAATTTCAG ACTCTCTCGAAAGTGGGAAAAGCAAACCGGCAAAAACTGCAGCTGCACCATACTACTGGAAGTGTGAGCTATGCTTGCTCACAACATAAATTG GCTGTCAAACTAGGACGTCCCCCACGAAGAGATGAAACTTTTATCAAAACCCATACAAGGAAAAATGGTGTTCCTTCAACCTCTGCAGAGCCAATAATG GCGAAACTTAAAGATCTTATTGAAATCTACCCAGAGTTGAAAGAGCGGACAATTCAGGAAGGTGATGCATATGCTGTTCTTTGTGGACTGAAAGAGCCAAAAGGATATGTCCGTCTTATGGGTCTAGGCTCGACTCCTCAAGATGTTGGTACTCCAGGATTAAAGTGTTATGCACCAACAAGACTTCAAATGGAGGTTATGGCTCGAAAGAAAGCTGAAAGTGACAGGGATGCTCTAGAGCAACGTGTTTTTGAGTTGCAGGCTCAAATGGAGCAAAGGGCACAACAAGATAGGGCAAGTCCCATGTCACAACACGGTTCCACATCACGTCTACATTTG GATGCAAGGTTGAATGAAACTGGTGATGCTGGACTAGATGAAGGGGAGGAAGATTATGTTTCTGAAGATGATGTTTATGACAACTTACATGACCAGGTGCATGGTTTAACCTCATCAAGAACAACAGCACACAAAACAACCGCACCAAGGAGTAATGAAACTTCTCGCTCTCAACATGATGCTCTT GTTGGAAAAGATGTCATATtatatgccttgttgagatcagatcAACCTGTGGCTAAAGGAACAATAATTTCAACTAAACCAAACACTATTCTTGCGGGCCAGTCCCTTGGGAGACAATGTTGTGAAGTTATTGTGTCTTGTGTGTTGAAAAGAGATGCACATTTGCCTCGTCCCTATGCCAATATGGAAACTATGGGTGATGCCAACAAGATGTCAATTGCATGGCCATACAATAGA CTAAAGATTACCAACAAGGCATCAACACCACCTGCAGTTTGA
- the LOC103638358 gene encoding uncharacterized protein isoform X1 yields MGKNLKRKMASARGNNKGGSYNEYEQQKLENIERNKRRLEEFNIPAIINSLGQQQNRSRKTSKKVQNRNTVSTERPNLRPRLQRNNCQFDEEHVLADLEPVGDFLSNNEDLQIGDQSNGTVRKKGRGITKKDDIFSRTPDMPKLKISLNDYGQPIGENARQLSSVIGCQVRKKISIACVDWRLVDVKKKYELWTEIKSYFDIDDAALNWVTRTAGRKWKEFKANIKELYFDPELTIDDVGECPDKRISDDDWKFLYNYWKTSEFQTLSKVGKANRQKLQLHHTTGSVSYACSQHKLAVKLGRPPRRDETFIKTHTRKNGVPSTSAEPIMAKLKDLIEIYPELKERTIQEGDAYAVLCGLKEPKGYVRLMGLGSTPQDVGTPGLKCYAPTRLQMEVMARKKAESDRDALEQRVFELQAQMEQRAQQDRASPMSQHGSTSRLHLDARLNETGDAGLDEGEEDYVSEDDVYDNLHDQVHGLTSSRTTAHKTTAPRSNETSRSQHDALVGKDVILYALLRSDQPVAKGTIISTKPNTILAGQSLGRQCCEVIVSCVLKRDAHLPRPYANMETMGDANKMSIAWPYNRLKITNKASTPPAV; encoded by the exons ATGGGAAAAAATCTAAAAA GAAAAATGGCAAGCGCAAGAGGAAACAATAAGGGTGGCTCATATAATGAGTATGAGCAACAAAAGCTTGAAAATATTGAAAGGAACAAAAGGAGGTTAGAAGAATTCAACATCCCTGCAATCATCAACTCTTTGGGGCAGCAACAAAATCGATCTAGGAAAACTTCAAAG AAAGTTCAGAACAGAAATACTGTATCAACTGAACGTCCAAACTTGCGACCAAGACTACAAAGAAACAATTGTCAGTTTGATGAAGAACATGTGCTTGCTGATTTGGAGCCAGTAGGAGATTTCCTTAGTAACAATGAAG ACCTACAGATTGGTGACCAAAGCAATGGTACAGTGAGAAAGAAAGGAAGGGGAATAACGAAGAAAGATGACATATTCTCAAGGACACCAGATATGCCTAAACTCAAAATATCTCTTAATGATTATGGACAACCAATTGGTGAAAACGCTAGGCAACTTTCAAGTGTTATAGGGTGTCAAGTTAGAAAGAAGATATCAATTGCTTGTGTAGATTGGAGGCTTGTTGATGTTAAAAAGAAGTACGAGCTGTGGACTGAAATAAAGTCATACTTTGATATTGATGACGCTGCCTTAAATTGGGTTACACGCACTGCTGGGAGGAAATGGAAAGAATTTAAGGCAAATATCAAGGAGCTGTATTTTGATCCTGAGCTGACTATAGATGATGTTGGGGAATGTCCAGACAAAAGAATTAGTGATGATGATTGGAAATTTCTCTATAACTATTGGAAGACTTCTGAATTTCAG ACTCTCTCGAAAGTGGGAAAAGCAAACCGGCAAAAACTGCAGCTGCACCATACTACTGGAAGTGTGAGCTATGCTTGCTCACAACATAAATTG GCTGTCAAACTAGGACGTCCCCCACGAAGAGATGAAACTTTTATCAAAACCCATACAAGGAAAAATGGTGTTCCTTCAACCTCTGCAGAGCCAATAATG GCGAAACTTAAAGATCTTATTGAAATCTACCCAGAGTTGAAAGAGCGGACAATTCAGGAAGGTGATGCATATGCTGTTCTTTGTGGACTGAAAGAGCCAAAAGGATATGTCCGTCTTATGGGTCTAGGCTCGACTCCTCAAGATGTTGGTACTCCAGGATTAAAGTGTTATGCACCAACAAGACTTCAAATGGAGGTTATGGCTCGAAAGAAAGCTGAAAGTGACAGGGATGCTCTAGAGCAACGTGTTTTTGAGTTGCAGGCTCAAATGGAGCAAAGGGCACAACAAGATAGGGCAAGTCCCATGTCACAACACGGTTCCACATCACGTCTACATTTG GATGCAAGGTTGAATGAAACTGGTGATGCTGGACTAGATGAAGGGGAGGAAGATTATGTTTCTGAAGATGATGTTTATGACAACTTACATGACCAGGTGCATGGTTTAACCTCATCAAGAACAACAGCACACAAAACAACCGCACCAAGGAGTAATGAAACTTCTCGCTCTCAACATGATGCTCTT GTTGGAAAAGATGTCATATtatatgccttgttgagatcagatcAACCTGTGGCTAAAGGAACAATAATTTCAACTAAACCAAACACTATTCTTGCGGGCCAGTCCCTTGGGAGACAATGTTGTGAAGTTATTGTGTCTTGTGTGTTGAAAAGAGATGCACATTTGCCTCGTCCCTATGCCAATATGGAAACTATGGGTGATGCCAACAAGATGTCAATTGCATGGCCATACAATAGA CTAAAGATTACCAACAAGGCATCAACACCACCTGCAGTTTGA